In Belonocnema kinseyi isolate 2016_QV_RU_SX_M_011 chromosome 4, B_treatae_v1, whole genome shotgun sequence, a single window of DNA contains:
- the LOC117170773 gene encoding uncharacterized protein LOC117170773, whose protein sequence is MNRTYVTNQVSEIQTTLPSAIWHYVPAKDNPADCASRRVSALGFSSFSLYWNGPKWLPNSDDRPSSPFEPPDSSVDMEERVKVNLVVFKKNHWYLFHPYSSLGRLLRITALCFRFYNAMTHISKITSPYTTASELHQAHLSLIRHEQHRAFPEEIAVSKEKDDVSKRSRLLKFNPFGDGELLRVGGRLKHYLLSFNEKHPLLLPSDCILTKIVIEDCHRRCLHVAHNHENLPPTKWALGRVIKLHHGRDGLIRVVKLKTQRGTVTRPLLKFCLLPRATSDPKEVTSEIV, encoded by the exons aTGAATCGA ACCTACGTCACAAATCAAGTTTCGGAGATACAGACCACTCTTCCATCAGCAATCTGGCATTATGTTCCGGCTAAAGACAATCCAGCTGATTGTGCTTCGCGTAGAGTTTCTGCTCTCGGATTCTCATCTTTCTCCCTCTATTGGAATGGGCCAAAATGGCTGCCTAATTCGGATGACCGGCCATCTAGTCCATTTGAACCTCCAGACAGCTCAGTGGACATGGAGGAACGAGTGAAGGTCAATCttgttgtttttaagaaaaaccaCTGGTACTTGTTTCACCCATATTCATCATTGGGCCGTCTTCTTCGAATCACCGCTTTATGCTTTCGATTCTACAACGCCATGACACATATTTCCAAGATAACATCACCTTACACCACTGCTTCCGAACTTCATCAAGCTCATCTGAGCTTGATTCGACATGAACAGCATCGTGCATTCCCAGAGGAGATCGCAGTCTCGAAGGAAAAGGATGATGTCTCAAAGCGGAGTCGTCTTTTAAAGTTCAATCCATTTGGGGATGGTGAACTTCTACGAGTTGGGGGACGTTTAAAGCATTATCTACTTTCATTTAATGAGAAACATCCATTGCTTTTACCATCGGATTGCATTTTGACAAAGATTGTGATAGAAGATTGTCATCGTCGTTGTCTTCACGTTGCCCACAATC ACGAAAACCTGCCTCCTACCAAGTGGGCCCTGGGACGAGTCATCAAACTTCATCATGGAAGAGATGGTTTAATCAGAGTTGTCAAGTTGAAGACGCAACGCGGCACAGTCACCCGACCACTTCTTAAGTTTTGTCTACTTCCACGAGCGACTAGTGATCCAAAGGAAGTCACAAGTGAAATAGTGTAA